One Diceros bicornis minor isolate mBicDic1 chromosome 26, mDicBic1.mat.cur, whole genome shotgun sequence DNA segment encodes these proteins:
- the ASL gene encoding argininosuccinate lyase, with protein sequence MASESGKLWGGRFVGAVDPIMEKFNSSITYDRHLWEADVQGSKAYSRGLEKAGLLTKAEMDQILHGLDKVAEEWAQGTFKLNPNDEDIHTANERRLKELIGETAGKLHTGRSRNDQVVTDLRLWMRHSCSTLSALLWELIRTMVDRAEAERDILFPGYTHLQRAQPIRWSHWILSHAVALTRDSERLLEVQKRINVLPLGSGAIAGNPLGVDRELLRAELNFGAISLNSMDATSERDFVAEFLFWASLCMTHLSRMAEDLILYGTKEFSFVQLSDAYSTGSSLMPQKKNPDSLELIRSKAGRVFGRCAGLLMTLKGLPSTYNKDLQEDKEAVFEVSDTMSAVLQVATGVISTLQINRENMARALSPDMLATDLAYYLVRKGMPFRQAHEASGKAVFMAETKGVALNQLSLQELQTISPLFSGDVSRVWDYGHSVEQYAALGGTARSSVDWQIGQVRALLRAQQA encoded by the exons ATGGCATCAGAG AGTGGGAAGCTGTGGGGTGGCCGGTTTGTGGGTGCAGTGGACCCCATCATGGAGAAGTTCAACTCGTCCATCACCTATGACCGGCACCTGTGGGAGGCGGACGTGCAGGGCAGCAAGGCCTACAGCCGGGGCCTGGAGAAAGCGGGGCTCCTCACCAAGGCTGAGATGGACCAGATACTCCACGGCCTGGACAAG GTGGCTGAGGAGTGGGCCCAGGGCACCTTCAAACTAAACCCCAATGATGAGGACATCCACACGGCCAACGAGCGGCGTCTGAAG gaGCTCATCGGAGAAACCGCAGGGAAGCTGCATACAGGACGGAGTCGAAACGACCAG GTGGTCACAGACCTCAGGCTGTGGATGCGGCACAGCTGCTCAACACTCTCTGCCCTCCTCTGGGAGCTCATCAGAACCATGGTGGACCGGGCAGAGGC GGAACGTGACATCCTCTTCCCGGGGTACACACACCTGCAGAGGGCTCAGCCCATCCGCTGGAGCCACTGGATCCTGAG CCATGCCGTGGCGCTGACCAGAGACTCGGAGAGGCTGCTGGAGGTGCAGAAGCGGATCAACGTTCTGCCCCTGGGGAG CGGGGCCATTGCAGGCAATCCTCTGGGTGTGGACCGGGAGCTGCTCCGAGCAG AACTGAACTTTGGGGCCATCAGTCTCAACAGCATGGATGCTACCAGTGAGCGAGACTTTGTGG CTGAGTTCCTGTTCTGGGCTTCACTGTGCATGACCCATCTCAGCAGGATGGCTGAGGATCTCATCCTCTACGGCACCAAGGAATTCAGCTTTGTGCAGCTCTCGGACGCCTACAG CACCGGAAGCAGCCTGATGCCCCAGAAGAAAAACCCAGACAGCCTGGAGCTGATCCGGAGCAAGGCGGGGCGAGTGTTTGGGCGG TGTGCTGGGCTCCTGATGACACTGAAGGGACTTCCGAGCACCTACAACAAGGACTTACAG GAGGACAAGGAAGCCGTGTTTGAAGTGTCAGACACCATGAGCGCCGTCCTCCAAGTGGCCACTGGCGTCATCTCTACGCTGCAG ATTAACCGTGAGAACATGGCGCGGGCTCTCAGTCCTGACATGCTGGCCACTGACCTTGCCTACTACCTGGTCCGCAAAGGG ATGCCGTTCCGCCAGGCCCACGAGGCCTCCGGGAAAGCCGTGTTCATGGCCGAGACCAAGGGGGTCGCCCTCAACCAGCTGTCGCTGCAGGAGCTGCAGACCATCAG cCCCCTCTTCTCGGGCGACGTGAGCCGCGTGTGGGACTACGGGCACAGCGTGGAGCAGTACGCGGCCCTGGGTGGCACGGCGCGCTCCAGTGTCGACTGGCAGATCGGCCAGGTGCGAGCACTGCTGCGGGCACAGCAGGCCTAG